The Verrucomicrobiia bacterium genome segment AAGTGAAGGGCGAGCGTTTCAAACCCCGCGTCCAGGTTTTTCAGATTTCCGCGGCCGAAGGTAAAAACCTCGGGCCTCTTTCCGAATTTCTCAAAGAAACGTTTTGCTCCGCGTGAGCGATATGTCAGAACGCATCAAAAAAAGCAGGCGCATTGTCATCAAGGCGGGAACCAGCATTCTCACCGGCAAGGACGGTTCTTTCGCGCCGGAGAACATGGCCCGGCTGGGAAACGAGATCGTTTCGCTCATCGAAGAGGGCAAGGAAGTGGTGCTCGTCAGTTCCGGCGCCATCGGCCTCGGCATGGAGATCGCGTCCTTCAAGAAGCGGCCCAAGGAAATGGCCAAGCTCCAGGCCTGCGCCGCCATCGGCCAGGGCAAATTGATGCATGCCTACGAGCTTTTTTTCTCGAAGCGCGGCATCCATACCGCCCAGATCCTTTTGACGCGCGACGGCCTCGAGATCCGGGAACGCTTCCTCAGGGCAAGCGATACGGTGGAGGAGCTGCTGAAGATGAAAGTGCTTCCCATCGTCAACGAGAACGATACGATCGCGACCGATGAGATCGCCTTCGGCGATAACGACAAGCTGTCGGTGCACGTCGCGCACCTGGTGCGGGCCGACCTTTTGATCATCCTCTCGGACGTGGACGGCTTTTACCTGAAAGACGGTTCGCGCGTCCGGCGCGTGAATTCGCGCGGAGAAATCCAGAATGAGCTGGTCAAGCACCTGAAAGATACAAAAAAAGAAAAGACCGTGGGCGGCATGGCCGCGAAACTCAAGGCCGCGTCAACGGCCATGGAGCTCGGCATTCCGCTGCTCATCGTGAACGGCCACGAAAAAGCCGTCCTCTCCCGCGCGCTTGACGGCGATGATGTCGGCACGCTTTTCATGCCGGCCAAAGACCGGCGCAATGCTCGTGAGATGTGGCTTTCTTTTTCCGCGCCGCGACAGGGAACACTCGTGGTTGACGCGGGCGCGCACGAAGCGCTGCGCCAGCGCAAGGTCAGCCTGCTGCCCCGGGGGCTGGTGAAAGTTCGCGGCGACTTCGGCCGCGGCGCGGTCGTGGAACTCGAGACTCCGGACGCCAAAGTCTTCGGCCGGGGAGTCGTGCGTTACTCCAGCGACGAACTGGGCCGCTTGATCGGAAAAAAGAGCGGTGAAATCGAAGCGGTTTTGGGCTATAAGTATCAAGACGAGATCGTGCACCGCAACGACATGGTGCTGTGGGATTGATCATGGCGACGGCGGAGATGAAAACGGGTGAAAAAATGAAAACGCATTCCTGGGAGAAAGAACTGACGGGCGTCCTTGCCGCGGCCAAAATCGCCGCGCGCGAAGCTGCGGGCTTGAAGAACACGCTCAAGAATAAGATCCTGGAAGATGCCGCCGGCCGCATGGTCAAAGAGACACAGACGCTTTTGCGCGAGAATCTGAAAGACCTTCAGAACGCGGAAAAAGACGGTCTGAGCTCGGCCATGATCGACCGCCTGCGTCTCACGCCGGACAGGATCAAGCAGATGGCGGAAGGCGTGCGCGCCGTAGCCCGGCTCGAGGACCCGGTAGGCCGCGTGCAGGCCCGCTGGAAAAGGCCGAACGGGCTGAAGATCACCAAAGTCACGGTTCCCATCGGCGTCATTCTGATTATTTTCGAGTCGCGCCCGAACGTCACGGTCGAGTGCGCCGCGCTGTGCCTGAAAAGCGGCAATGCCGCCCTGCTGCGGGGGGGCAAAGAGGCTTTTCATTCCAATCAGGCCCTGGCGTCGATTTTTTCGAAGTCGCTTGCGCGCTTCAAGGCATCGCCGAACATCGTGAATATGATCGGAACGACAGACCGCGAGGCCGTGGACTTTCTGCTGCGGCGCCAGCAGGACATCCAACTTGTCATTCCGCGCGGCGGCCAGTCCCTCATCCGCAAGGTGGTCGAAAACTCGCGGATTCCGGTCATCAAACACTATCAGGGCATTTGCCACGTGTATGTCGACGCGCAGGCGGATCTCAAAAAAGCTTTGACCATCGCGCGCAACGCGAAATTGCAGCGTCCGGGCGTGTGCAACGCCATGGAGACGCTGCTCGTCCACAAAAAGGTGGCGCCGCGTTTTCTTTCCATGCTCAGCGAGGCTTTCGGCGCGGAAGGCTGCGAAATACGCGGCGACCGTGAGACGCTCAAATACGTGCCTTGGGCGAAGCAGGCCAAGGCCGAAGATTACGGCTACGAATTTCTGGACAAGATCCTGGCTGTGAAAGTCGTGCCGGATGCGGCCTCGGCCGTCAGGCACATCCAGGAGCATGGCTCCGCGCACACGGACGCCATCGTGACGCGCAGCAAGAAGGCCGCGCGCTATTTCGTCGATCACGTCGATTCCTCGTCGGTCATGGTGAACGCCTCCACGCGGTTCGCGGACGGTTTCGAATACGGATTCGGCGCGGAAATTGGAATCTCCACGGACAAAATTCATGCCCGGGGCCCTATGGGACTGGAGGGGCTCACCTCTTATAAGTATGTCGTCGAGGGCAACGGGCAAATCCGGTCCTGATATTGCGAAAAAAAATGAAATTAGGAGTTTTAGGCGGGACATTCGATCCCATTCACGAAGGTCACTTGGCCCTGGCCCGCGCTGCCCGGCAGCAGTTTGCCCTGGATAAAATCCTGTTCATTCCGACCCGTCTGCCTCCCCATAAAGCTGAACGTACCGATCTCGCGCCGGAATCCCACCGGGCGCGGATGGTGGAACTCGCGATCCGAGGCAATCCTGATTTTGAAATGTCCCGCCTCGAGCTCGACCGTCCCGGCGTTTCTTATACGATCGATACCCTTCAGGATCTGGAAAAACGCTATCCCGGCGCCGGCCTCTATTTGATCCTGGGCGCGGACACGCTGGAAACGCTCGATACCTGGCGGGACGCGGACAAGATCAGGAAAATTGCGGGGCTGCTCGTGGCCAAAAGGCCTGGGAGCGACGTGCGGGGCTGCGGCGACGAAGGGGTGTGCTGGATCTCCATGCAGGAAAATCCCGCGTCTTCCTCGCGCGTGCGCGAAGAATTGCGGCGCAGCCATCTTGCGCCGGGAATGCTTCCGGCGGCCGTCCTGGATTACATCCAGGAAAAGAAACTCTACGCGGGCCGCGCATGAACTTCTTGCTGCATTTTTTCATCCTCCTGGTGCTCTTCACGCTGTCAGGCTTTTTTTCGGCTTCCGAGACCGCGATTTTTTCCCTTTCCAAGATCGAAAAGCGGCGCGTCCAGAAAAAATACCCGCATCTCTATCCGATGGTCAACGACCATCTGAATCATGCGGGCCGCACCTTGACGACTATGGTCGTGGGAACGCTCCTGGCCAATACCGCGGCGGCCGCCATCGTGACGCTCCTCGTGATGGAAAGAATGCCCCGCGCGCTGGGCTGGGTCATGGGCGTTTATACGATCGTGATGATCGTCTTCTGCGAGATCATCCCCAAAGTCCTGGCGGTCCGGAAGAACGAAGCGGTGGCGGCCTATTCCGTGATTCCGCTCCGTTTTTTCAGCGTGTTTTTTTATCCCGTTTATCTCCTGACGCAAAGGGTGATCAAGCGTTTCCACAGTTTCATCGACGCCCCTCCCGCGGAAAAAAATGACGAAGTGTCCGAACAGGAGTTCCAGGCGCTGGTCAAAATCGGCGAAGAGGAAGGCGTCCTGGACAGGCAGGAACGCATGATGATTCAGAAGCTGTTCGAGCTGGGGGAGCGTCCGGTGCGCGAGATCATGACGCCGCGCGTGGACATGGTCGGCTTGGACATCGAGGACCCGCAGGAAAAGCATGAAGAGATGATGCGAAAGTATCATTACACGTATTTCCCCGTCTACAAGGGATCGGTGGACCACATCCTGGGGTATGCCGCGGTGCAGGAATATCTCCTGAACGACATGCGCGACCTCATGCAGATCCTCAAGCAGCCGCTCTTCATCCCGGAAACCAAATGGATCGACGAGCTTCTGGAGGAGTTCAAACAGAAGAAACAGCACTTTGCCATCTGCGTGGACGAACACGGCGGGACGGCCGGCCTCGTGACGCTCGAAGACGTGCTGGAGGAGATTTTTGGGGAATACCACGACGAATATTCCAAGGTCGAAAAT includes the following:
- the proB gene encoding glutamate 5-kinase; the protein is MSERIKKSRRIVIKAGTSILTGKDGSFAPENMARLGNEIVSLIEEGKEVVLVSSGAIGLGMEIASFKKRPKEMAKLQACAAIGQGKLMHAYELFFSKRGIHTAQILLTRDGLEIRERFLRASDTVEELLKMKVLPIVNENDTIATDEIAFGDNDKLSVHVAHLVRADLLIILSDVDGFYLKDGSRVRRVNSRGEIQNELVKHLKDTKKEKTVGGMAAKLKAASTAMELGIPLLIVNGHEKAVLSRALDGDDVGTLFMPAKDRRNAREMWLSFSAPRQGTLVVDAGAHEALRQRKVSLLPRGLVKVRGDFGRGAVVELETPDAKVFGRGVVRYSSDELGRLIGKKSGEIEAVLGYKYQDEIVHRNDMVLWD
- a CDS encoding glutamate-5-semialdehyde dehydrogenase, producing the protein MKTHSWEKELTGVLAAAKIAAREAAGLKNTLKNKILEDAAGRMVKETQTLLRENLKDLQNAEKDGLSSAMIDRLRLTPDRIKQMAEGVRAVARLEDPVGRVQARWKRPNGLKITKVTVPIGVILIIFESRPNVTVECAALCLKSGNAALLRGGKEAFHSNQALASIFSKSLARFKASPNIVNMIGTTDREAVDFLLRRQQDIQLVIPRGGQSLIRKVVENSRIPVIKHYQGICHVYVDAQADLKKALTIARNAKLQRPGVCNAMETLLVHKKVAPRFLSMLSEAFGAEGCEIRGDRETLKYVPWAKQAKAEDYGYEFLDKILAVKVVPDAASAVRHIQEHGSAHTDAIVTRSKKAARYFVDHVDSSSVMVNASTRFADGFEYGFGAEIGISTDKIHARGPMGLEGLTSYKYVVEGNGQIRS
- the nadD gene encoding nicotinate-nucleotide adenylyltransferase; this translates as MKLGVLGGTFDPIHEGHLALARAARQQFALDKILFIPTRLPPHKAERTDLAPESHRARMVELAIRGNPDFEMSRLELDRPGVSYTIDTLQDLEKRYPGAGLYLILGADTLETLDTWRDADKIRKIAGLLVAKRPGSDVRGCGDEGVCWISMQENPASSSRVREELRRSHLAPGMLPAAVLDYIQEKKLYAGRA
- a CDS encoding hemolysin family protein, translating into MNFLLHFFILLVLFTLSGFFSASETAIFSLSKIEKRRVQKKYPHLYPMVNDHLNHAGRTLTTMVVGTLLANTAAAAIVTLLVMERMPRALGWVMGVYTIVMIVFCEIIPKVLAVRKNEAVAAYSVIPLRFFSVFFYPVYLLTQRVIKRFHSFIDAPPAEKNDEVSEQEFQALVKIGEEEGVLDRQERMMIQKLFELGERPVREIMTPRVDMVGLDIEDPQEKHEEMMRKYHYTYFPVYKGSVDHILGYAAVQEYLLNDMRDLMQILKQPLFIPETKWIDELLEEFKQKKQHFAICVDEHGGTAGLVTLEDVLEEIFGEYHDEYSKVENPIQQLNPFEFVVNAKISLTDFNEFFKSSLESEDATTLGGFILERLGEVPKPGSALKLPEFEMRIQKMVRQRILTVIVRRMK